The following is a genomic window from Garra rufa chromosome 4, GarRuf1.0, whole genome shotgun sequence.
ATTCCTCCACTTCTGACTGAAGTGCTTTAATTGGGGACTCAGCATCTGAGATGCTTCTTTTAGCTGCATCCCAAGCCTCATCTACCTCCTCTTTCAACTTCTCTGCATGAGCTTCAGCATTCTGACATTTCTCCTTCAGAGCCTCCATTTCCTCAGTGAGAGCATCAATCTGCCTCTCCTTTTCTCTCAAGGCTTCAAGTTCTTCACAAAGCTCTTTGAATTTGCCATCAGTGAGTGATTGAGAGGACTGGCTCTCTTGTAGACGCATTTCTAACTCTGCACGAGCAGCCTGCTCAACTCTTAATTCCTCCTTGAGAGCATTTATAATGTCCTCATGATATTTTACCATGGGCTGTTGGGATTGCTCATCAGGTTTGTTATGTTGCTGTGTCTCAGTCTCAGCCGAAGCAAAATCCACCCAGTCCTCCTGAACCCAATCATTTGTCTCTGGTTTCTCCAGATTCTGTGTAGCAGACCCAACATTCCTCTCCACATTCACACTGACCATTTTATCTGGATCATTCTTTGATTCTAGCAGACCCTCAAGCTCTACAATACGATTCAACAACCCAGTTTTTTCTTTCTCTTCGGTTTGGAGGCGTTCGAAAATGCCACTGTACTCCTCTTTCTGTTGTTTCATCTGCTCAAGATGATGACGATCTTTGTCTTGAGCTTTCACAACAGCGTCCTCTTGAGCTTCCTGAAGctttttatgcaatatttcaatgTCAGATTCCATGGACGCTATCTGTGAAAGAAGCCTATTTTTGTCCTCACCCATCTGTGACATATGTTGTTCATTTAGTTGTACATACTGCTTTGTCAATTGTTGTATTTCTGCACGTGACTCAGTCAATGCTAGATCTTGGTCAATGATTTTTTGTTTCAGACTTGTCAAGGTCTCTTCTTTTAAATTTAAGTCATCTCTGGTCTCTTGCAACAGAGTATCAAGTCTCTgtatttctttctctttttccttAATTTCATTTTTGAATTGAAGAGTAATTTCCTCATTATCATCTTTTTCCTTTTCTTCCCTGCTCCCAGACTCTTTCTCAAAGTCTGCAACTTTTTTCAGCAAGTCTTTCCGCTGTATCAGAGCTGCCTGCAGCTTTCTCTTGATCTGGTCTCCATCTTTCTTCATGGCAGCCATTTGAGTTTTCAAATCCTCCTTCTCATTTCGCAAAGCAACAAGCTCCTCACATTCTGTTGTTTTATTCTCTATGATTTTCTGCTGGTCATCCCTTGCACTCTCAAGTTCATGTATTTGCTCTTTCAGCTTTTTGACTTCACTAGATATTGCAAACATTTCCTCTCCTGCCTGGAGTAGTTTGGCAGTCATGCTGTCATTGAGTTCCATCATCTCCTGATCTTTCTGTGAAAGACACTTTTGTAGACCTTCCAGCTCAGCAGTCCTATCAAAGAGAGCAGCCCTTGCCTTATCAGCCTCCTGAGAGACCTGCACTAACTTGCCCTCCATTTCTAAGAGCTTCTCTTCCAGTTCGGAGGCAGTAAACTCTCTGTCCTCCAGTTGAGCAGCAAGCATTCTAGCTTGACCTTCTTGTTCAACAAGTCTTTGATGGACTTCATCAAGGTTTGTTTGTAAGGCTTTCAGCTTATCATCCTTAGAGAGAACCTCTTCCTGCAAGTTCTCAAACTGCTCAGCAACATTTTGCCTATCTAGTTTTTCTTGCTCAAACAATCTCTTAACATCAATCAGTTCTTTCTCGTATATCTCTGCCCTGGACTGTGCCTCATTATTGGAATCTGTGAGTGACTTCAATTCTTCCTCCAGCTGGATGACTCTttcctgtgattgcaaagctgtGTCTTTAAACTGCTGAAGCTCTCCCAGAAGTTCACTATATCTTTTCTGAATCTCGTCTGCTAAGGCCTGTGCAAAAGCCTGGCCATTGCTTGCATCTGTATTTAGCAGACTTCCCTCCCGTTGGTCAAGACGTACCTGTACAGTTTCATGGATAACTAAAGATGGTGATTCGATATCAACTACGCAGCTAGTGGATGCAACATGCTCTTCACAGGTCTCTTCCCAAGACTGCGTGGATAAGCGCAGTGAGGCAAAGTCCTGAATTTGGGGTGCCCAGTCTTGAGTCCCATCTTGGTTGACTGCCTCCAGAAGAGTCCAGCTACTATGAGCCACCTCTGAGTCACTGCTTGTCACCATCTCATCTGAGGAGGTACCCTTTGATTCTCCTGGAGATTCAGGTTGAGGTGCTATAAGCTCAGGGCTACTCTCATTGCCAGCAGAGACCGACAGAACAGATGTGTCTACTGCCACAAGCGTTGTCTCTTCCTCTTGTGTGCCCTCAGATAGAGCTGTAGAGTTGTCGTGCAACCCAGAGACATCCCCTCTGCTTGCACTGTCGGCACTTTCTTCCTCTGGAATAGTTTTGCCTGTGCTGAGTGACAGTTTTTCTTTGAGAGCAAAGAGTTCCCTTTCTCTGTCTGCAAGCTGCTCTTCCAAAAGCAATATCCGATCTGTctgtaatttgttttctgaacTATGTCCATCTCCACTGTTATCTGAGGGCAGAATTTGTGAGAAGAAAGAAAAAtcataaaatgtgaaaatcaTGAAATAACTAAACATTAATCATGCATATGTGTCATGTGCAAACAGAATTAATTCTtaacttcttgtttttgttttgttttgactggAGATACTGGTCTTTCTGGTTATCCTAACTGATATCGTAACACTACAAACCACAGTGTTAAAGGGCATGTTCTCCACTGGAGTGGATTTTTGTCACTAAAAGAAGCACTGCAGTTCAAAGTACATTCAGCTACACAAGGGGCAAACATTAAACTCACTCTGGTGTGTCCTGTCCAAATCCCTCGCAGACAGGTCAGTCACATGATCATGTAATGACTCACCAGGAACCTAGGAAAGACAAGTCCCAGTTACAACAAACCGTATGCTTACACCAATGCATGCTTTTTGAATTGCCACTGTAACTGCAGGTATTTAAATGCTATTACAGACCATGCCTTTAATAATACTTTATAATTATGCACTTATATGTGGGGACACTCATCGACACAAACAATGAAAGTCAAGAGGATTATTACATATCTGACCTGGTAAGTTATGAGACAACCTGTCTAGCCATTAATGTCACCTTGCGTCTGCCGCACCAGACACAGATTGTGCTATATACATTCAAATGAGTTCACCATACCAGACATACTGCCCTAAACAAGTAGATATTATTCTGTGCACCATCTTGCATTATAACTTCTTTTTTGTCCTCGTCATTAGGTGGAAATATTAAGTATGATCATAAGAAGTAACAGCAAAGCTATTAACAACAATCCATACAATTTTAAGCATCAAGTCCATAGTATACATTTTAATACCAAGAACCAAGAATAGAGCACCTAACACCTAAGTATGAGAGAAGGTAGTATTTCCTTAGCTCTTTTTAATTCTACAGCACTGAGAAATAACAAGAACAAATACTTTTCAGTGCCAATGTTTAAAACTCCACCTACCTGAACTGTCAGAAGTTGTTGCTCCAGTTCCTGTATCTTAGCAACTGCTTCCTCTCTCTCAGCTGCGCTCGTATCCAGTTGACCTAGAGCATCAGGTGCATTAAGACATAATTACTTTTTGATCACAGTACAAACAAATTGCCCTATGTTGTGGTTTTGTTTGATAAAATGCATCCAAGGACAGTTTACTCAAACCACACAAATCGCTTTGAACTTTGTTCTCCTGGGTTGTTTACCTTGCAGAGATTGTAGACTGAGAGTGATCTCGGACAAGTGCGTTTGACTCTCCTGTTGTTCATCTTTGAGGTTGCTCAGCTGAGCTTCTAGAGCAGGTAACACCTCTAGGAACTGTGCAGGTTCAGTAGGAATGGATATTTCCACCTCTGCCTCTCCAGCAGTTGTCAAATTCGTAATCCCTCTCCAAAGTTTCTCCAGTGCATCCTTGGCTTGCAGACTTGCTGTCTGTTCCTCTTTATTGGCATCCACAGTCTCTCGTAAGGACTCAAGCTCGTTTTGCATCTGTTCTATGTGATCTCTTTCACTCTTAGATTCTTCTTCCCTTGCTTTTTCTACTTCATTGAGCTTCTCCTGAAGCTGATGAAGCTCTTCCATGCGGCTTGCCACCTCCACCTCTAGCTTCTTCGTCAGTTCCTCTTTCTGTTTCTCGGCGACATCCAGACAGGCTTGCAAGTTGGCCAGCTCTGTCTCAAACTTTGTATGCCTCTCTTGTAACGACTCCAGTCTTTCTCTCTCCTCAGCTAAAAGCTTTTCTCTCAATTCATCCAATTCTGTGGTCTTTTTCAGTAACTCAGAATTGAGAGCACTTATGGTCTGCTCTGTTTCACTTTCTGTGGTTTCTAATCTGGCTTCTAGGGATACTTTCATGTTGGCCAGCTCTGCCTCAATGCTAGCCTCTCTCTCTTTAAAATTCTCCAGCATTTTGTTCTTCTCACTTTCTTCATATTCAAGTTTTGCTCTCATTTCATCCACCTCTGCTGTCTTTTTCAGTAACTCAGTATTGAGAGCATTTATGGTCTGCTCTTTTTCACTTTCTGTTGTTTCTAATCTGGCTTCTAGGGATACTTTCACGTTGGCTAGCTCTGCCTCAAAGGTAGtttctctttctttcattttctccAGGATTTCTTCCTTCTCTCTTTGCCCAGATTCAAGTTCTGCTTTCATTTCATCCAGCTCTGCTGTCTTTTTCAGTAACTCTGCATTGAGAGCATTTATGTTCTGGTCTTTTTCATTTTCTGATGTTTCTAATCTAGTTTCTAGAGATACTTTCATGTTGGCCAGCTCTGCCTCAAAGCTAGTCTCTCTCTCGTTCATTCTCTCCAGCATTTCTTCCTTCTCCCTTTGCCCAGATTCAAGTTTTGCTCTCATCTCATCTAACTCGGTGGTCTTTTTCAGCAATTCAGCATTAAGTTGGGTGACGTTGATGGTGAGAGTACTGATGGTctgctctctctcactctctgagGTCTCCAATCTGGCTTCTAGGCCTACTTTCAATTTGGCCAGCTCTGCCTCAAAGCCATGTTCTTTTTCTTTCAATTTCTCCAGGGtttcttctttctctctttcagcAGATTCAAGTTTTGCTGTCATTTCATCTATCTCTGTGGTCTTTTTCAGTAATTCAGTGTTGAGAGAATTTACAGTCTGTTCTCTCTCACTCTCTGAAGCCTCTAGTCTGGCTCTAAGAGTCTGGAGTTCTTCCTCAGCACGCATTGCCCACTGCTGGCTCTCCTCTTCTCTCCGTTTCCGGGCTTCTGCCAACTCCAACTCCATCTGCCTGAACTGAGCAGTCAGAATCTGCACAAATGAAACATCATTCATCATGTTTTTAATCTCGCAAAAGGGGCCTATATTCTTAAAAAAgattttagtccaaccagctgtGATGAGAAGAAATTCTGTTGGTTACTCattctatttttaaacattttttacgcATTCTCAGTGAAATTTCACTAgttgaaaatattaaaattattttaaaattagattaaaataTTTTGCTTACAAAAAAATTCCAGGATACAATAGGTGTTTTGCTGACCTGTTTCTGCTGGTCTGCACTGTTGAGTTCCTGCTGCAACATTTCTAAGACTTCCGAACGAGAACGCAAGGACTCCTCCAACTCCTCTATGTGCTGCTGGGATGCACGAAGAGCCTGTAAAACAATAAGTAGGATTAAAGGAAAATAGAACCACATGTATTAATAGACATCCTAAAAAAGCTGCAgggtttatgatttttttttttgtcatgccTAGTGTTGAGACAGTGTTAAATCCATCCTTTCTTTCTTAATTCCTTTGCAATAACATGAACAAAACATAAGATGAGTTGGATGCTCCTCACGGAATGTGGAAATGCATGCACCATGTAAGACAGCTTAGATCAAAATTGCCATGGTAACATGATGAGATATGATTTTGTGCCTTATAATAAAACACAAATATGGCTACAACACCGCAGGCTATCCCAAGACAAAAAAAGCTAACAAATATGGAAACAGCAAGACAATGTTCTTCTGGCTGCTCTTCCTTGCATCTTTGTTTACTGAtgcatattttatatacatatatatatatactgtatatatattcatatgtgaccctggaccacaaaaccagtcttcaatagcacaggtatatttgtagcaatagccaaaaatacactgtatgggtttgctgttaaaatagtactgtcagatTTACTAAAATTTTACTAAATTTTTGTGCCTggccttattgaatatgcatttataGGAGTTCCCCTTTCATACGGAAagtttatgggaggagagtattcaAATGAACAACTCAACGCAATTTACGCAATGTTTGCGCTCATCAAATTACTGGCATTTGCGCCATTATTTAACACCCAAAAACAGCATGACTTAAACAATTTTGCACCGGAAATGGCTGCAATTATTGTTGCTAGGAGGAAGCACTGCAGAGAACAGAGAGCACATGGTAGAAGGGAGAGGATGTTTTGCTTCATTTATTTGTAATGCCAGAAGAACACATTATTCGAACATATCATTTGCCAAGCCATTTTATTGTTAATTTGCTTCAGGAAATAAAAGATGACTTGGAACCCTCAACAAGGAGTCACACAACACCAGGTCTATCAAAACTTCTAGCAAACCTTCACTGTTTGGCATCCAGTTCTTTTCAACATACTGTGgcttctttctttatttatttacgaCTACGCTAATTTGCACTGcaaatagcatatacagcatTGGTTGATATGTAAATGAGATATTGCacctttgttttttttaagttgcgCATTGTTAGCAAATAACCCACAGAAAGTTTTGGAATTGTGCTCTcctgccctgtttagtaaaactgGCCTTTACCGTCAATAAGTAGTAAGTAAGctcttagttaatagtgaatatatGTTCCCTAAACTAagtgttaaagggatggttcggagtagaattgacttcattgctatgcactccgaagcccatgtaaataccccatccgaagttttattttaccttagtcaaacatttatgaagatattagagtttttcgaattgcttgttaaaggagtgaatggtacatgtgatgtatctcgtaaattgtaccactaaacgtgcaagtaatcttaccaaacttgtacagtagtgtaaataggttatgtactcacaaaacgctgcatcggaacatttgtaagtccaccatgagtgttttaaaatcccgttttagccgatccctattagtctcaaaaactacaaatggcgacacgtcgacgtcacttccctggtttgaaaaaagcacgtaaaagtcttcctacaagttgacatgcagacagatgtagtaggaggacttttacgtgcttttttcaaaccagggaagcgACGTCgatttgtagtttctgagactagtagttctcgggtaaaacgtgtttttaaaacactcatggtggacttacaaatgttccgatgcagcgttttgtgagtacataacctatttacactactgcacaagtttggtaagattacttgcacgtttagtggtgcaatttacgagatacattacatgtaccattcactcctttaacaagcaattcgaaaaactctaatatcttcataaatgttcgactaaggtaaaaaaaacttcggatggggtatttagatgggcttcggagtgcatagcaatgaagtcaattctactccgaaccatccctttaacaaaATATCAAAGTGGACTCTCTTTATAGAACATGGGAAATGCAAACATACCTGCTGTAAATCAGGGTCATTTGAGGCCTGTGTGAGATTGAGGAGTTCCTGTTCATGTTTGAGTATTTGTTCTTGAAATCGCACATCTTTTTCCTTGACCACAGTCTGTAGAATTCGCACCTGGATGATATTTGACAAATAAAACAGTGGATCTTTGTTAGTGAAACTCAATTATTAGAGAAATAAAACAGTACCCGCAAACAAACTGACCATCACATGACACatttaaatatttgaacaaaataagcaCTTATTCTTCGTGCTTGAATGAATAATTTAACCTGTGAACTAACCTGCTCTGCATGACCTTCCTCTCTCACACGCTGTTCAGCCTCCCAGAGCTGATGTTGGAGGGTCTTGTTGGCCAACTCAGCCTGGCTGAGCTTTTCTTTCAGCTGCTGGAGTTCTTCCTCCACTCCTGGAGGCATTTGGAAGGAGCTTtctgaattcttaaaaaaaacaaaaacaaaaaaaacacaacaacatttAATTATCACACTGCTGTACAGGAAACTTGAATTTGCACTTGCCCATATTTATTccttgatattttattttttatattttttcctccATATTATTCCTTATTAATTattgtatttggtcttggcggaataaaTCTGttatgctgctgaattgctgctgctgttgctgtaAAACTCAATACAGTGCTGTGAATATTTAAGACATGCTGCTGCACAAGCGGCATTTATAATAacagcagatctatacaggtggagctggggatgtGAAGGCTTTCAAGGTAACCTAAACAGCAGAATGTTAACCAGccctttaaatgtaaagcagcaatcTTATTAGAAGTGtacgcaacatgaaccaatcagcttgtgctgAGAAGTTTaacgctgtgaatatcatcagtttgcgttAACGACCTATCACcctgtgccatctagagtttcatgacagaaagTGGTATTTATCCAAGACAACTTTATGcttaaaataacacaaatatatCAGCTTGTCTCTTTACCTGACTGCTGTTCAATGCTTCTTGTCCTTTCAGCTCATTGAGCTGCTTGTTTAGAGAAGCCATCTTGGCTTTGGCCTGCAGTTTAAGCTTTGTAAACTTGACTTCTGCCTGTTCTTTCTCCTCCtgtatgaggaaaaaaaaaaacagttctaaATGCAAAATCAAGCTTCATACCTATTGACATTCATGGTCTAATTGTTTGTTCCTTTCTCATTATGCAAGCCCTCACCTTGAGCTGTTTTTCAGTGCTGGCGAGCTGGCTGTCCTTCTCTCGAATCAGCTCCTTAAGCTGAACCACCAGCTGTTCGGTCTGAGCCAGCCTCTCCAGGACCTCTTCTGAGGGCGCCGAGCCCTCCGGGGATGCTTCAGCATCAGGCTGAGGCTGGGGTACCAGACCATCCTGCTCCAAAGAAAACGTTCAAAAATGAAAGAGAGCTCTCTAGATGGTTAATCACTCCCTTCCAAAAGCATGttagtattaaagggatagttcacccattcATTAAGTCATTAAGCCGATAAACTGacgtccttactatgtttctgtctCTTGACCGTGGTAATTCCCTTTggtttctatgcagggtcagaaatctgtcaggtttcatcgaaaatatcttaatttgtgttctgaagatatacaaaggtcttacagttttggaatgacatagCGGTAAGTAATTAAGGTCAGTTTATTTATTCAACTTGAATATTAAATTGAGCCCTATTTTTTAGATCTTGTTATTAACAATTCACCCATGTATGTGTATTATTCAACACAATCTCATGGCAATtcataattattttacattttggagAATTGGTGGCTAATTCATTTGTATTCATACAATCTCGTTCATACAATGGGCTTATGTCACAGTGATGGTTAGACTTAATGGTGGAGCTTCATGCTTACTTTCTCTAAAAatcatatatttttgtatattttcataTAATTGCATAAtagcatttgattttttttttttaatttacaacacaATGTTTAAACAGAATTATGTCTAATCAACCGATCTTCGAGTGAAAAGTCAGACTTGTATCTGGTGACGTATGCCTTTTTATTCTAAGCATTCGCTGCAATTTTGTCATCAGCTCTTTTAATTCTACAGCTCTTTAAAGTCAGATGGATTTTTATTGCCTTTTATCTTTCATCCACTGGGACAAAACTTTCTGGGTTCTGAAAGTGATTTCAACGATATCATTCATCTgtgctgttgttgttattattatagttgTTTTATAAACTCTGCTATTCTTTTAAACTTAGAACAACCGTATATTTATTGTTACAGTTACTGTGTTTGGGGTGAATGGGCTTTTACAGGTGCATCCAAATAATTTTTTAAGATGGTAAAAGGCTTGTAAACTTActtctacactaccagtcaaaagtttttaaacagtatgatttttaatgtttttaaaataattctaTTCTGCTCACtgaacctgcatttatttgatccaaaacacagcaaaagcagtaatattgtgaaatatttttaccattttaaatatctgttctctatttgaatatattataatgtaatgtgatcaaagctacattttcagcatcttcagtatcacatgataaGTCAGAAAtcatttactgctcaagaaacatttctttttatcattatcaatgttcaaaacagtacatttttgcaggattctttgatgaatagaaacatctaaagatcagcatttatctgaaataaaaagcttttgtaacattaaaaggaattatagaaattaatacttttatcatcaaggatgctttaaacaaaagtgatgataaagacatttatgttacaaaagatttctatttcaaataaatgctgttcttctgaatgttctattcatcaaagaaacctgaaaaaaaattctactcagctgtttttaatataataataaaaattataataactttaaaaataattttaagcagaaaataagaatattagaaggatttctgagaatcatgtgacactgaagactNNNNNNNNNNNNNNNNNNNNNNNNNNNNNNNNNNNNNNNNNNNNNNNNNNNNNNNNNNNNNNNNNNNNNNNNNNNNNNNNNNNNNNNNNNNNNNNNNNNNNNNNNNNNNNNNNNNNNNNNNNNNNNNNNNNNNNNNNNNNNNNNNNNNNNNNNNNNNNNNNNNNNNN
Proteins encoded in this region:
- the golgb1 gene encoding uncharacterized protein golgb1 is translated as MLKQQTDYRAAVCAASVPQGRPEADGPVAVHGAAPDGLVPQPQPDAEASPEGSAPSEEVLERLAQTEQLVVQLKELIREKDSQLASTEKQLKEEKEQAEVKFTKLKLQAKAKMASLNKQLNELKGQEALNSSQNSESSFQMPPGVEEELQQLKEKLSQAELANKTLQHQLWEAEQRVREEGHAEQVRILQTVVKEKDVRFQEQILKHEQELLNLTQASNDPDLQQALRASQQHIEELEESLRSRSEVLEMLQQELNSADQQKQILTAQFRQMELELAEARKRREEESQQWAMRAEEELQTLRARLEASESEREQTVNSLNTELLKKTTEIDEMTAKLESAEREKEETLEKLKEKEHGFEAELAKLKVGLEARLETSESEREQTISTLTINVTQLNAELLKKTTELDEMRAKLESGQREKEEMLERMNERETSFEAELANMKVSLETRLETSENEKDQNINALNAELLKKTAELDEMKAELESGQREKEEILEKMKERETTFEAELANVKVSLEARLETTESEKEQTINALNTELLKKTAEVDEMRAKLEYEESEKNKMLENFKEREASIEAELANMKVSLEARLETTESETEQTISALNSELLKKTTELDELREKLLAEERERLESLQERHTKFETELANLQACLDVAEKQKEELTKKLEVEVASRMEELHQLQEKLNEVEKAREEESKSERDHIEQMQNELESLRETVDANKEEQTASLQAKDALEKLWRGITNLTTAGEAEVEISIPTEPAQFLEVLPALEAQLSNLKDEQQESQTHLSEITLSLQSLQGQLDTSAAEREEAVAKIQELEQQLLTVQVPGESLHDHVTDLSARDLDRTHQNNSGDGHSSENKLQTDRILLLEEQLADRERELFALKEKLSLSTGKTIPEEESADSASRGDVSGLHDNSTALSEGTQEEETTLVAVDTSVLSVSAGNESSPELIAPQPESPGESKGTSSDEMVTSSDSEVAHSSWTLLEAVNQDGTQDWAPQIQDFASLRLSTQSWEETCEEHVASTSCVVDIESPSLVIHETVQVRLDQREGSLLNTDASNGQAFAQALADEIQKRYSELLGELQQFKDTALQSQERVIQLEEELKSLTDSNNEAQSRAEIYEKELIDVKRLFEQEKLDRQNVAEQFENLQEEVLSKDDKLKALQTNLDEVHQRLVEQEGQARMLAAQLEDREFTASELEEKLLEMEGKLVQVSQEADKARAALFDRTAELEGLQKCLSQKDQEMMELNDSMTAKLLQAGEEMFAISSEVKKLKEQIHELESARDDQQKIIENKTTECEELVALRNEKEDLKTQMAAMKKDGDQIKRKLQAALIQRKDLLKKVADFEKESGSREEKEKDDNEEITLQFKNEIKEKEKEIQRLDTLLQETRDDLNLKEETLTSLKQKIIDQDLALTESRAEIQQLTKQYVQLNEQHMSQMGEDKNRLLSQIASMESDIEILHKKLQEAQEDAVVKAQDKDRHHLEQMKQQKEEYSGIFERLQTEEKEKTGLLNRIVELEGLLESKNDPDKMVSVNVERNVGSATQNLEKPETNDWVQEDWVDFASAETETQQHNKPDEQSQQPMVKYHEDIINALKEELRVEQAARAELEMRLQESQSSQSLTDGKFKELCEELEALREKERQIDALTEEMEALKEKCQNAEAHAEKLKEEVDEAWDAAKRSISDAESPIKALQSEVEEFKQFLKNKNDEIVDLSQQLSEQSSLLLKIQETVLEKDQQIASLQEGLKAEQDRVKKLEADMPQREEEEKDNSAKLHQLQRKLQAALVSRKEVLKEKHVLKEEQAAAEKIKLELQQKLELIEVELNKSREEKEKLIEEVDRTLLENQSLHASCESLKLAMEGVLNEKDACKRQAESAKEESEQACRQLEEKVQSMKEEYESLLKSYENVSDEAERVRRVLEAARQERQELAAKARAHEAARQEAERLAEEAMKEVDVVKEKMRKFAKVKHQKIMDLEEENERLREQEEKKLTKHAGTELKQDLERVKQEFETLKTNYNVVMDERNSLEHEAEKLRQRLAEEIDRKASETMETHSLETIKEVKVVTQHRSPDLIDIQEYQNDSISLKTNPTKPLESTGTALEQEVTEVQANCQMTAQTDDRLKELETSLKTADNKIKELEAALEGHMESKNKQESTLNAELASLKQHLQESVEREGLQKEELSKKETQLQELRTRLEAERDDLEERLMNQLAQLNGSIAGYQQEASDGRDRLTDTQRELEKLERERAELEAEVASERDRAARMEEDMRQAQRERAEAEAETGKQRELEQKLKTAQRFKEGSQNRTRQLEELLREKQMEVRQLQKDCIQYQERISELGKEVKSLTLGRDEVGAELEAARLEISKIMQDKTNIGAELSTCKGKLDMALEEAKQAQADKLAAEQMVQRKEVELKADAERTLDEVRYRLGAELKQMELRLEKSYREREREEEATLEARSIAEAADRHAQGMQARLDEALARLAAFSRSMSSLQDDRDRVLDEAKQWESRFHSELQEKEADVREAETRAKELAEQLQRETTQKEELQSLLERMQKTEENLQLKLSKAEKIHNESLAALEKERHDLQQKLALVETNLTQTRFQLTTLETEAEGLRHRTKALEEAVDKLQSDANEARTVIKERETEERRLCLRLEQLETDLASSKNLTDNLQAALDEKEKREMELLGEKEHAVTQAVDEARKDADGRAETAEKELEKKREELRGIEERLRKAEEDTFQSRAQLESFTKAMGSLQDDRDRVLSQYKQLEERHLQVMMEKDSLIQEAAGENNGLKEEIRALLSQRDDLNAENAKLAAQLHGYRNDLNQVLAMKDSQHKQILAAQVERISFLEREKEDLESQIQAVVKNVAQGKVPPLEQEILSQASEGTVRVDKQDAPGAEVEKLREQLQAAKKRIATLEETLESEKETQVVHSKELKELRWEGGILRTEAETAEERVAELARDLLTMEQQLLEEREAASQLRSQNQSFGQAMASLQDARDQAINEAKELRLRFDEISRTGQPASPASGTKGEVWSLKNALAALQNDRERMLEQLHLQKSELDRLGSGELARLNQALEDERRRAGEQEEKIMEEMRDRDTQMDRYKQELEVLRLERMDWQGQAELLKQQTLTALSERDQQLRQLTAMLEEARSSKLRIEHTQRQGSLAVDAAPGGPLEHNEGYKAECIELQRRLDEESEQRLRVEEQLITAQDRLKRYSQGEWQTASDALMSETAVLIEPTEGAVTRTRYGGPGILRMLRVAFCSRQRTPLLVSLYLLTVHVLLLLCIGGYL